The Raphanus sativus cultivar WK10039 chromosome 6, ASM80110v3, whole genome shotgun sequence sequence TCAGCTtgaatattttgataaaatatttaggaatgaTATTTAAACACGCAAAAATTCACTGACTTTAAACATAAGAACTACATTTAAAACAATTGAAAACCCTAAGTCCTAATAAAGAATGAATCTTGATTTTGGTCCTATTTACCTAATTCGTACCTAATCCTGAAAAGAAATCAAAGTAGATAATTTTGACTTTTTAGTAACATAACATATATAcaacttatgatttatttattttccaagGATGATGATCCAAAAATAAGATAGTACACAGCTTCATCTTCTTGGTCTTCTTCGTGTTCTTCGTTTCCGGCCGGCGGATTTGACTTCCTTAGCCATCGTCGGTCGGgatttgttttatattctctgtttttctgtaattccatattttcttcttacaaTTCAAGCTTCTTCTAGACATCTCCAGTTAGGCTTTGTCCATTCTGTTTGATCTGATCCAGTCTATTTTGCCTTCCATTGCTTTGCATGTTGGATTAGAGTTATCTTGGTTCTTCACTGGTTCGATCTTCTTTCTCATGTTTCTTTGCATGTGTCAGAATCTGGTGTTGATTTCAAACGCTCCTTGTCATTAACCTTTAGATCTGATCGAGATCTCTTCATAAGTAAGCTTCAAGCAGGTGTTTCAAGTCGTCATCTCTTCGACTCCGCCGTCTCCGGTTTGTAGACAGGAAAATAGATTGTTCCTTTGTTCTTCCGGATTTTGCTGCTTCGGACTTTCAATTGTTTGGGCCATTCACCATAGGATGTTTCTTTTCTCGATGGGTTGATCAAGATTGTCTCCATCGTCTCTCCAAGGTTCTCTTTCTATGTCTACATGCAATTGTTCTATCTCCATTCTGGATCTGTTTTATTTGTTCATGATGTCTTAGTTGTAAGCTTGTGTTGTATTTGTCTTTCGGTTAGTATTATGTGTTCATATTATCTCCCTCTTGTGGGCTTATGTTTCCGGGGATGTTTGTCTACTCTGCCGGACTGTTTTTCCGGGTTTACTTGTAATCGCCGGACTGGTTATGTTCTCATGTACAAGTTCTTGATGTAATCTTCAGAATCAATATAATCAatcagtgtttaaaaaaaaaataagatagtttttctaattaaatttgaaaaataaggattttatattctaaattattatttacattaatccgtttatatatatatatatatatactaggtgtgTTACCTGCACATACGGGCACAATTTTCTTacgaatatttattagtttatatattttattaaaataggtatgcttattattatgttaaatttttgaaaacactaacatgttaaaaatatgtttgGTATGCTTACATTCGCAAGCTCGTACACTTTGGTACTTAAGTGTGGAAACACACCGGAGACTCCACCTCTAGCAATCACAACCGGATCTctgctcaaaaacaaaaaaaaaacacatcccAGCAAGTGTGTAAGaacatcaacatcatcatcatcgatcATGTTTGGTTACTAACCACTCAATGTCTGCCAGGAAATTGCTGAATCAATGTGTAAGTTGAAGAGGAGCAAAATTATGAACAACATTTTCGGGACCAACACCATTTTTTCGATATTTTCTCAGTTAATCTTTTCTTTAATGTCAAAGTTTTGCAATAACCACGCAACTTACTGAAACGGTAATCAATTTTTTTCAGTTGCATTAACTCCACGTTGTTTctaaatttgtgaaaaaaattaaTCGCTTTTCTTGGTTGTTAAATGGTGCCAAATAATTTGTTGATCCAGTTTGGTCTTGGCTGACTCGTTATTGATCACTTTGGTCTTGGCAGTGTATATATCACAGATTCCTAAACAAGGAGACAGTCTAATATATTATGAAATTCATAAAAATAgcaaatagtttttatttttatttttataataatttaattgatattaatatacaataatattacattaataactactaaattaattattgaaCTAGGTGTGTTGTATGCATATACGGACACAATTTTCTTacgaatatttattagtttatatatattattaaaataagtatgcttattattgtattaaatttttgaaaacactaacatattaaaaatattttttgattttgaaatcttatactTTTGTTATCACTTTTTATACActtatttacttatattttactcatattttccatttttccattatttttatttttcattacatatattttgctcgtctatactattaaacataaacaataaaaaaaatttacttacaaaaaataatagttgaatcaatatatttattgttagattgaaataaaatattatatattttaattaaaaatatatgattaatataagtttgttttattttaatatatatttttagattttgaataattattattaattttagttttaataatttatctaatcaaaaaattaaaattcattttttattttgtggttaatttatattttattcagcagaggtataaatgatattgaccactctaaaatttttattttacaatatatttgtagattttggataattcttatcattattaattttatttatttatgtaatcagaaaaataaattcttttttattatttaggtaatttatatatttatccattAAGAATATGAACAATATTAATcactctaattttttattttaaaatatattttaaaattttggataattcttatcattattaattttaatcagttacctaatcataaaattaaaattcgttttcatttatggataatttatatatttatccattaatggtataaacgatattaaccagtttaacttttaacataaaatctctgttaaaaaaatcacttcgtaaaataatagtatagatagatatagatgatatatatatatatatacatatatatatatatcattagttTATATGAAGAATAAAATTTGACTTTGAATTGATAATAATAAATTGCAAACTTTTAAAGTTAActgatttattaaattaatactatAGTTCTTTTTCATTAAAGGCTATACTAAATCCTAATTAGATTCCTAAATTAATACTATAGTTTAAACTATTAGAATGGGTTATtacataaaagtataaaacattacacactaatatatatttttaatatactattatttaaaattagagaTAATATACTAAATTAGTCAATTGAATAGTGCATTAACTACTTTTACCAAACAAAGCAACACAACAATTCAACACTTttctatatctctctctctctcaaaaaaaaaaggcctCCTCTGTTTCGATCTCATCAACGAAGAAAGGatgaacaacaagaagaagaacccaGATCAGAAACCCGAAATGTCGTCATCCTCCTCACCATCATCCCCGAAGAAACAAACCCTCTTCATATCATCCCTGATCCTCCTCTGGTACACCTCCAACATCGGCGTCCTCCTCCTCAACAAGTTCCTCCTCTCCAACTACGGTTTCAAATTCCCAATCTTCCTCACCATGTGCCACATGTCCGCCTGCGCCATCCTCAGCTACCTCTCCATCGTCTTCCTCAAGCTCGTCCCTCTCCAGCACCTCAAATCTCGCTCCCAGTTCATGAAGGTCGCCACTCTCAGCATTGTCTTCTGCGCCTCCGTCGTCGGCGGGAACGTCTCCCTCCGTTATCTCCCCGTCTCGTTTAACCAGGCCGTTGGTGCTACGACGCCGTTTTTCACCGCCCTGTTTGCGTATCTTATGACGTTTAAGAGAGAGGCTTGGGTTACGTATGGTGCTCTTGTCCCTGTTGTTACCGGTGTCGTGATCGCTAGTGGGGTAACgtcttttattaatttttttgtctttttcttctaATGGAATTGTCGTGTAATGATATTATGTGTTCTGTCTTTGTAAGATTTACATGTCTGACCCTTCTATTGTTTGGTTTTAACATTAAAGATAATTGTCTGTGTGTCTGAAACCCAAAAAGGTTGTTTTTTAGTATTAAAGATGAATAACGAGTCATGTGTTATCTAAAGCTTCATCCTTTTTTTTACTTGGCTGCTTTATTCGAGTCATGTGTTATCTAAAGTTTCAGACTTAATTGTGTTTCTCTTACAAGGTCTTTGTCACGGAATGTTATGTTTTGTctattgtttgttttttaattcTTGGGGTTGCTGTATTAACTTGATGAATGATCAATGATCTGTGAATACAGGGTGAGCCAGGTTTCCACTGGTTTGGGTTCATTATGTGCATCAGTGCAACTGCGGCAAGAGCTTTTAAATCTGTTCTTCAAGGCATCTTGCTTTCTTCCGAGGGGTAAGAAGATCATTACTCAATTGAAAATAGAGCTTAGCAGATTTAATGAGtttttggagtttttttttaaatgttccATTGCAGAGAAAAATTGAATTCGATGAACTTGATGCTGTACATGTCCCCTATAGCCGTCATTGCGCTTCTGCCCGTCACAATAGTAATGGAACCAGATGTGATGAGTGTGACTCTATCCCTCGCAAGACAGCATCAGTACATGTGGATACTTCTTTTGGTTAACTCTGTGATGGCTTATTCAGCCAACTTGTTGAACTTTCTGGTTACCAAGCACACAAGCGCACTTACCCTCCAGGTAAAACAAAAATGAGAACACATTTCAACGTTTACAAAGATTGGATCAAacgtgtgtttgtgtgtgtatgTTACAATTTTTTCAGGTTCTTGGAAACGCTAAAGGAGCGGTTGCGGTTGTGATATCGATCTTGCTTTTCCGAAACCCGGTCACGGTGATGGGGATTGGCGGGTACAGTATAACGGTGCTTGGAGTTGTTGCCTATGGAGAGACTAAACGCAGGTTTAGATGAGCTCAGAGACGAGACTCCCTTTTACTTCCCCTATCTGATGGCTCTTAGGACCTCTGATGGAACTTATAACATTATATACTTTAGAGATATATATACATCTTATCTCATTCTCATTTTTGTATCTAACCTATAGacctatatatatttgaaaaaacatAACGCATTGTGTTAGATTATGTGGGTTTTCTTTTGGTCCGAAAGATGAGATGCCATTGACCATTGTTGGTGTTTGAAAACACTTTCTCTTGTCAATTATGTGTTCACTAACTTGaaggaaaccaaaaagaaacttCGGCCGAGGCTTTTGGATcagtaatatatatttcataatgtTTCTACTTTGTTTCTCATGCCATACCATGGGAGCCTTTGATAAACAGAGTAGCATCACTAAAAGCCTGACTAGATTTTGAACCATGGTTACATACCACTAATGTTCAAGAAATCAGTAATCGATAGTTATAAATCTagacttaatatatttttatcaatctAGACTAACTGTAACCAaactaaaatagtttaaaccaatttaaattgTTTGAAGCAGATTTTAAGAAAATCTTTTAATAAACTCATCTCAGTTATTCACTACACCAACTTTCAGAACCTtgcttttttttccttctaaaaATACAGAACACTGCATATGACTTGCTATTTTATGGGTCGAGTCAGAGCAATGTCACGAGTAGCACGTGGGCAGCTGAAACTCCCATCCATACACAAAACTCCAAACTTAccaacatttattaaaaaaaaaaaaaaaaaaaaaccataacaGTTTCAATTCAATTATCCCACCTAACCAATCCCCATCGCTTTCTTTTCAGTTCAATCTTTCATTCTTTGTGGTTCATTCATCTCTCTCAGAATccacaaaaagaagaagaaaaaactttTCATTTTTGTGAGATTCTCAGAAACCAAATTCTTCTTCACCAACTCCTCCAAGGTTTGTTCTTTTGCCCCATCTCCATCTTTACTCTGGTTCTGTTCTTTCTCGCCAAGTAAATAAGATCTGAGTTTCATACCATTCTAATAATCAATTCATCACCAACGAAACTAGTTAATAAAGTTGGATACTTTTAAAATGTTCTGTGGTTTATGACACGTGGTTTAACCGAAAGATTCGATTTTTGTATGTATAGCTTTGTTCTTTAAGTACTGAAAATCTCAGATTCCATTTATGTTTTCAGAATCATGCATGAGAAGAGTATTGTAGAGGACGTTATCGGCGATTTGGTTGATAACTTCGCCGAGACGGTTCATAAGAAAAAGAACGTTTCTTTTTTCGAACAAGACGAAGATACCGTCGCTTCTCGTTTCAACCGCTTGTTCGGTCGTGAGAAGCCGATTCATCATGTCTTGGGCGGTGGCAAATGTAAGAAAACTCAATGAATATAATAATGtgagatctttttttttggttttaactAAAGTCTTCTGAGAGATGATTCTTTCAGCTGCTGATGTGTTGTTGTGGAGGAACAAGAAGATCTCTGCGAGCGTTCTGATGGGAGCTACTGCAATCTGGGTGCTTTTCGAGTGGATCAACTTCCATTTTCTGTCTCTCGTTTGTTACGGTCTCTTGCTTGGTATGATCGTGCAGTTCGTTTGGTCTAATGCCTCAGGGGCTCTAAACCGGTAAATGTTTTGTTTAACATATCCACTCTGGTTCCTTGTGGTTGTAAACTAaacaagttctttttttttattttataaatgtctCGAAAGCAGCTCATCGCAGTCTAGAGTGCCTCGCCTTGTTCTTCCAAAAGATTTCTTTGCAGATGTTGGTGTGACCGTTGGTACAGAGGTTAACCGTGGTTTGATGTTTCTTCAGGACTTGGCTTGTAGAGGGAGTTTGAAACAGTTCCTCATGGTAGTGTATATATCTTTATTAACATCTGCATGATGTTTAATGTTCATCATGGAACGTTAATGAGTCTGCATTAAGAACAATAATTAGGTTCACCCTTATGGTGAACTTTTTACCTCACCTCTATATCCAATCAAATCGCCACGTAAGattaatgacaaaaaatattaaatacatttttaaaacgctaaaaaatcttttaaatgtcaattctaacaaaattaatatcgaaaactaaatcctaaatccaaaccgtaaccctaaacccaaaccgtaaccctaaactcaaaccctataccctaaacctaaaccctaagccctaaacccaaactctataccctaaaatcaaacgctaaattctaaacctaaactgtaaattctaaacccaagggtttgggtttagggtttataactTGGTtctagggtatagagtttgattttagggtttagggtttagggtttagtgactggatttaggatatagaattttattttagggtatagagtctagagtttaggatatagagtttgggttaaggatttatgatttgggtttagggtatatagtttggatCTAGGGTTACGGtttagatttagaatttagtttgcgatattaattttgttaaataagatatttaaaagatttttttgctttaaaaaatgtatttaatagtTTTTGTCATTAATCCTACGTGGCGACTTGATTGGTTAATAGAGGTGAGGTGAATTTAAAAAGTTAACCCCAGGAGTGAACTAAGTATTGTTACTGCATTAACATAATTCTCAGGCTGTGATTGGACTATGGCTAGCCGCAATAATAGGGAGCTGTTGCAACTTCCTAACTGTTTTGTATATTGGTGAGTGTTTTTTACTTTGTGAGACTATTGAGAATTGAGTTTATAAGATCTTTTTGTAAGGGTATGATgcattttgtgtgtgtgtgtgtgaaggGTTTGTGGGAGCACACACAATGCCGGTTCTGTATGAGAGATATGAAGACGAAGTTGATGGCTTTGTTGATTCTCTGCTCATGAAGTTTCATAGTCACTACAAGAAGATTGATACTGGTTTTCTCAGTCGAATCCCAAGTGGAAAGTTTGGGTTCAAGAAGTATGACTAAAATCAACTTCcttatctttgtttcttttttttttgtaagaacaaTGGATCATGGTTTTCTCTTTGCTAAGTTAATGTTTCATGAATACTCGTGTAGATTTGTGTATTgagtctttttattttgttattacaaAACTTGTCTCCATTGGTTTCCTTGTTTAGTTAGtttgtctcaaaggaagtaaaTATGCAATGATGATCACTCTTTTAGCACATACTATCAAAGGTTATAAAGCAAAATAGATAAATGTTTTGGCAACTGATATAAATATATCAGAGCAAATctccaaaataatatatttaaaagtttataaagttaataataaaaatttctcaAAGTTGTATTCattaagaaaaaactaaattacTATAATTTCCTGTCCCATCCCAGCTTGTAAAAACCAAACTCTAAATATTAATCACTAAATCCAatctcaaatttaaaataaaaatatattttaaattttaattgaagCTTTTAGAGATTTTTGTGTGTTAATATTTGAACAAAAGGTGTTTTAATGCTATttatagaatatttatttatatatattatgcttttaaGCCAAATCAAAAACAAATCTTAAATTGGGTAATAATCTGAACTAGAGTGATATACAGtataagataaaattaaaatagcaGATTTtcgaatatataaaagattataaaataattatcttaaattCGTAacgtaaaatattaattttatattaaaacttctAATTTTTGTTTGCCTATCACTAAAactcttaaaaataaattatgttatcatataatcttcttcttcttctctcgtAAGGTTGACCAGAAAGTTTTGACTGCCCCCAAACAAGAAGATCAGATAACTCTCTATGAATGGGATCCACCAGGGTCACACATTCTACACGTGGCAGCTTCCTGAGCTCCGGTGCCGGAATGtgtgttattttaaaaataaataaaattagtaaaatcaaaaaaagaaaatggaaaaaggAGTAAAGGAATCGATCCACCACGACGATCAAAGTGAGGTTaggcttctctctctctctctctctctctctccctcgaCGATTGATCTCTGATTTGCCGACCGTGGTACTCATCTTGTTAAAGCCTCTGTCTTTTCCGTTAATCGAATTGGTTCTATGATTGTTCTTTCAAAGtattgtttcttgtttttttttgtttgatccgGTTGTGTCTGGAGACGAAATCGATTGaaagttctgtttttttttaatcttgattaataaagttttgatttttctcTCATTTTTAACCTCTTCTGGAAACATATTACATAGtctgttttgtaataaaatctgttctaatgtttttttttttgtttttttttgtggtctTTGATTGAACATAAAGCCTTTTTGGCCATGTGGAGAGATAGAAATTAGTATATGATTGTTCTAGAAACTGCACCGTTGATTGTGGAGGTGTTAGACATGATTTTTCATTTTGAGGTCACCAAAGATTTGTGAAACTATGTTATTAGTTAACTAATCTGGGGTCTTCTTCCTGTCTGAATAATTGGAGTTTAGATGTGAGAAAGAGCCTTGTGTTTTAGAATTAGATGTTAGAAACTCATTTTTCCCATGTACAGAACTATGTCTAATACTTAGTTATACATGACAGGAACAAGCTCtgttttacaaattaaaaataaaatctcagCCATGTCAAGTGGAGGAACAGTGAGAAGGGTCTCACGTCAAGATATACAactggtaatttaaaaaaacattcagCTTCATTGTGTGAATGAACCTATGCAATGAACTTACTCTCctatttaattctattttcAGGTTCAAAACCTTATAGAAAGATGCCTTCAACTCTACATGAACCAGAAAGAAGTCGTGGAAACTTTACTGGAGCAAGCTAAAATCGAACCTGGTTTCACAGAACTAGGTATATCCATACCAGTCGTCTGCTTTAAACGAATAAGTCTTTGCTTTAAAACTGGATTTACCCATTTTTGATTTTGACAGTTTGGCAGAAGCTTGAAGAAGAGAATCGTGAGTTTTTCAAGGCTTACTATCTTAGGCTGATGGTGAAACACCAGATCATGGAGTTCAACAAGCTACTCGAGCAGCAGGTTCAGCACATGCGGCAGATGCATCCGAGTGGAGTCACTTCCGTCCAAAACACAAATGGTGGTGGTTCTCATATTCAATCAAGTAAAGCTTCCTTAGGGTCTTTTTATTGCCTTGTCCTACAAGTTTGTGCTACTGAACTGATATCTAATCTCTTGATAACAGTGAATCAGAAACATTTGGGTTATGCCTCTGAGCACACTGATCAATCTTTAAAGTCGATGCCCACGAGTCTGTCTAATGCATACCTGAATGGATCTTCAACGCTCAATACAAATAATGTAGCCTCTTCTGTGAACATATCAACCCATGGTAGGAGAGTTGATGCTTCTCCTCCTCCGAATATGCTCTCATCATCGCAGACCACTACAAACATGCCTGTGATGATGCATGGAATgaatggaggaggaggaggagggatgATCAAGTCTGAGACTGCCTTTACAAACAATTCTGGTTCTTCATTCatgtatggtggtggtggtgaaagGAACGTCTTGGAAGGGCATTCCACAGTTAGAGGACACACTTCGATCCCATCTTTTGGTAACGAGTCCAACAACAACCAACAAGCTCTGAGTGAGACGGTTCTTGATGCAGAAGCTGCTACTTTTGGGTTCTTAGGTCAAATCCCTCGGAACTTCAGCCTCTCTGATTTGACTGCTGATTTTTCTCAGAGCTCAGgtctttctctctaagatcaTATGGCTCCTTTCTCAAATAATGGGTTTCATTGTTTGTAACCATAAGCCTTCCTGTTGATTCCAGAGATTCTGGAGAGCTATGATAAGTCACCCTTCCTTGTGCCAGATGCTGAAAACTTCCTGGACTCCTGCGACAGGGGAGAATATCAAGGTGAGAACATTGAGACTTTGTTTAAaaagaatgaagaagaaagTATCTGTTCTTGTTCTCTTAACAAGTGTTTCTTGCAGGAGATAACAAGAGATTGGAGACCATATCTGAAGGTTTCAGTTATGATAACCTTGGAAGCGAGTAGTTAGGTAACAGGTATAGAACAATGTTCCTTACATATACCTCTAATATCTCAGGTTGGGTTTTCGAATGTACAGAGctaacatcatcatcatcatctttgaACTATGCAGGTTTTGCTTTACTACTCATGATGTAAGATACGTTTGGGTATAACATATTCAGGCCTCTGATCTTTTCCTTGCAACAGAGACTATTGGGTGGGTGTATAAAATgggattttatattttaacattattaCTTTAGCTTAAAGTTAATAAGTTTGAGATGATTATATGTAATTTCCAGTGTGTGATTTTGCATCTTTTCTCTtgtgttttagtttttctttttacttgttataatttttgtgtgtgtgattTAACTAATTATGTTAAGAATGAAAGTTGTGGTAGTGAAGCAGTAGCTAATGCATCAAACTCAGTTAtgtatgattttaaatttttgttgcACAAGTTATTGTAGTAGTTGGtgttgtatttttattttattttattttttctttagaagTGAGTTTgtaaacattttgttttttattttatgtcagtggttatatgtaaaattaacatattttttttcaatcttttggttttaaactatttttgaaaattaaaacataattgCTGCGTCAATGAGCTTTACGAAGAAAACAAACCATAAACATAAACTCAACGACCTACACCTTAATCTTAGGGGCAAGATTAAAAAATCATTGGTGTGAGCTCATGCCTAACCGCCAAGAGCTAAGACTCAAACCTTCCATCCCGCAGTACACTTATTGCGATATCATGAGCAATGACGTTAGTTGAGATATTTTCTTGTTAAAAGTGAACCACAGTAAAACCTTGTCTCAGATAATCGATCTGATCAAGTAAGTTTCGATGGCTAAAGAAGGATTGGAGATGGCCCAACGGCATCTTGCAGTTCTACACCAATGATTTAGCGGCCATTGTAAATGTTTGTAGTATATGTTTCAAGTTTCAACCACCAGAACACCCTGAATTAATTGCTGCTTTTCTTTCTTGAAACTTAGATTTTATAAGCGATATAGACACatcaaaaacatttaaaacatatgACCGTATTGTTATGCATAATCTAGGTCTCGCAAAATTTCTTCTTTCTATTTTCCAAATCATAATGGAGTCCAGCTAAAAATTACAACCCCAATCTGAACTGTTGCATCATCACCATGCCAGGAACTGGATTAAATTCGATCgcacattttatttttttatgaaagatATCGATTATATATGCAAAATAAATTAACTATTAACCTACAAACTATTGGTACTTGATTATGAGTAATTATACGGCAACAATAATGTTAATTATTAAgcaactaaataatttttttgaaaattggatattattaaaataaataaataagctgattgttttatataaaactgCATATATGTCTCTATATACACAATTCGCTTTCTTATAAAGTCGGTTATGCGATTTTAGATGCTTTTGGATGTCTAAATATATTACAATAAGTTATGTACAAATGACGTTTGACCTAAAGTATACTTACGaaacaagagaaagaaaagGCTTCATGGCTGGATTTCGACAGTATCCAATAAAATATTGGTTTTAGTTGTTAATTTTCTTTGAAGGTCATATATACAGAATATGCCtctaaattatttgaattttcttGTTAAAGTTCCCTATACTCTCCAAATTTTTAGATACGTCCTGAAAAGCTCTACAGTACACATTGGTATTTTGATGAAGAGATAACAGTAGTGTGAATGAACGTAAAACTGATTCAATACTGTGCAAATCGCCATCTGAAAGGTGCGAGCCTATACCTTCTTGAGTATTATTTATGTCAAGTGAGAACGATTTACTACTGTTGCATAACAGTTGTGAAACGTCACGAATAAGCACGCTACCAGAATGTTTGGACCGGATTCTGTTCAGTAAAGTCTAAAATTTCTTTGTACAAGATCACTTGCAAGTGGAGTTTCACAAGTCTGCTAACATgtgaaattattataaaattatttattttatgataaatttatttattttattataaaattatttatttttaaattacaatagctaatatattatattataaattttgtcaTGATAGAATAATATGAATCtcattatttataaatcatGATATTTGATATGTTATACTCCTATACATTTTTTTGCAACTTATACTCCTAACAATCATGTATATTGTTATAATCTATAAACGTGTAAAccatcaaaataataatttaagtttTCGATTAAgttgttgaaaaaaaagaaaactaacttTTGTGACGCAATGGCAATAATGCTCATTAAATAATGGgttgaagaaaagaaagaaataggAACAATAAAATGTGTATTTTGGCGTAATTATCACATTAAAAATCTTCTAAGTTGTGCTGTGCCGACTACCACATTAAAAAGCGATCGAGAATTTGATTACCATTGAAAAGTAACATTTATATAACTTGACCGTCAAATGATTGATCAAAGAAACAGTAGAaaacagtttcaaaaaaaaaaaaaaaaacagtagaaA is a genomic window containing:
- the LOC130496847 gene encoding UDP-URONIC ACID TRANSPORTER 1-like; its protein translation is MNNKKKNPDQKPEMSSSSSPSSPKKQTLFISSLILLWYTSNIGVLLLNKFLLSNYGFKFPIFLTMCHMSACAILSYLSIVFLKLVPLQHLKSRSQFMKVATLSIVFCASVVGGNVSLRYLPVSFNQAVGATTPFFTALFAYLMTFKREAWVTYGALVPVVTGVVIASGGEPGFHWFGFIMCISATAARAFKSVLQGILLSSEGEKLNSMNLMLYMSPIAVIALLPVTIVMEPDVMSVTLSLARQHQYMWILLLVNSVMAYSANLLNFLVTKHTSALTLQVLGNAKGAVAVVISILLFRNPVTVMGIGGYSITVLGVVAYGETKRRFR
- the LOC130496848 gene encoding reticulon-like protein B8 isoform X1, encoding MHEKSIVEDVIGDLVDNFAETVHKKKNVSFFEQDEDTVASRFNRLFGREKPIHHVLGGGKSADVLLWRNKKISASVLMGATAIWVLFEWINFHFLSLVCYGLLLGMIVQFVWSNASGALNRSSSQSRVPRLVLPKDFFADVGVTVGTEVNRGLMFLQDLACRGSLKQFLMAVIGLWLAAIIGSCCNFLTVLYIGFVGAHTMPVLYERYEDEVDGFVDSLLMKFHSHYKKIDTGFLSRIPSGKFGFKKYD
- the LOC130496848 gene encoding reticulon-like protein B8 isoform X2, producing MHEKSIVEDVIGDLVDNFAETVHKKKNVSFFEQDEDTVASRFNRLFGREKPIHHVLGGGKSADVLLWRNKKISASVLMGATAIWVLFEWINFHFLSLVCYGLLLGMIVQFVWSNASGALNRSSQSRVPRLVLPKDFFADVGVTVGTEVNRGLMFLQDLACRGSLKQFLMAVIGLWLAAIIGSCCNFLTVLYIGFVGAHTMPVLYERYEDEVDGFVDSLLMKFHSHYKKIDTGFLSRIPSGKFGFKKYD
- the LOC108836248 gene encoding uncharacterized protein LOC108836248, whose product is MSSGGTVRRVSRQDIQLVQNLIERCLQLYMNQKEVVETLLEQAKIEPGFTELVWQKLEEENREFFKAYYLRLMVKHQIMEFNKLLEQQVQHMRQMHPSGVTSVQNTNGGGSHIQSMNQKHLGYASEHTDQSLKSMPTSLSNAYLNGSSTLNTNNVASSVNISTHGRRVDASPPPNMLSSSQTTTNMPVMMHGMNGGGGGGMIKSETAFTNNSGSSFMYGGGGERNVLEGHSTVRGHTSIPSFGNESNNNQQALSETVLDAEAATFGFLGQIPRNFSLSDLTADFSQSSEILESYDKSPFLVPDAENFLDSCDRGEYQGDNKRLETISEGFSYDNLGSE